A stretch of Synechococcus sp. MIT S9220 DNA encodes these proteins:
- a CDS encoding Spx/MgsR family RNA polymerase-binding regulatory protein, which translates to MAGFTVFSYSRCSTCRKALLWLENEGLNYEVIDITLVPPSSDLLHQAYRQFGQVKPLFNTSGQSYRALGADAVKAMTDDQALQALAADGKLIKRPFVQCPDGRFLVGFKPEAWSELLLN; encoded by the coding sequence GTGGCCGGTTTCACAGTCTTCAGTTATTCCCGTTGCAGCACTTGCCGCAAAGCGCTTTTGTGGCTTGAAAATGAAGGGCTCAATTACGAGGTGATCGACATCACGCTCGTTCCTCCTTCATCTGATCTTCTGCATCAGGCTTATCGGCAGTTTGGCCAGGTCAAGCCCTTGTTCAACACCAGTGGACAGAGCTACAGGGCCCTTGGTGCTGATGCGGTCAAAGCCATGACCGATGATCAGGCCCTTCAAGCATTGGCTGCCGATGGAAAGCTGATCAAGCGTCCTTTTGTGCAATGCCCGGACGGTCGATTTCTGGTTGGCTTCAAGCCCGAGGCTTGGTCTGAGCTGCTTCTGAACTGA
- the lepB gene encoding signal peptidase I, translated as MPDAQHDASPSQADSPSDSSAAPSQSQGQKGHPFWDFWGPVIFTLALYLGIRHYVAEARFIPSGSMLPGLQIQDRLLVEKLSYARRGPKRGEIVVFNSPHAFDPALKTAGSPPTFRCALANFPLLGLIPGLSHPACDAYIKRVVAVGGDQVSVNPRGEVRVNGDPVDEPYVTKYCPVDEQGMSLCRTLNVTVPEGHVLALGDNRSNSWDGRYWPGGPFLPEDQIIGRALWRFWPLNRLGTLGS; from the coding sequence TTGCCAGACGCCCAGCACGACGCTTCGCCTTCACAAGCTGATTCTCCATCGGATTCGTCTGCGGCTCCCTCCCAGTCACAGGGCCAAAAAGGACATCCGTTCTGGGATTTCTGGGGGCCTGTGATCTTCACTCTGGCCCTGTATCTCGGGATCCGTCATTACGTGGCTGAAGCACGCTTCATCCCTTCCGGTTCGATGCTGCCTGGTCTGCAGATCCAGGACAGGCTGCTCGTGGAAAAACTCTCCTATGCCAGACGAGGGCCCAAGCGCGGCGAAATTGTGGTGTTCAACTCACCGCATGCTTTTGATCCAGCATTGAAAACCGCTGGATCTCCCCCCACGTTCCGGTGTGCCCTGGCCAACTTTCCTCTTCTGGGACTGATCCCCGGCCTGAGCCATCCTGCATGCGATGCCTACATCAAGCGGGTTGTCGCTGTGGGTGGAGACCAGGTCTCCGTGAACCCGCGAGGTGAAGTCCGCGTGAATGGAGATCCCGTGGATGAGCCCTATGTGACCAAGTATTGCCCTGTTGATGAACAAGGGATGAGCCTCTGCCGCACGCTGAATGTGACGGTGCCTGAAGGGCACGTGCTCGCGCTTGGTGACAACCGCAGCAACAGCTGGGATGGCCGCTATTGGCCAGGAGGTCCTTTCTTGCCTGAAGACCAAATCATTGGCCGAGCGCTCTGGCGGTTCTGGCCTCTCAATCGGTTGGGAACGCTGGGGTCCTGA
- a CDS encoding inorganic diphosphatase: MDLRALTPSPSPGLVNLIVEIPAGSSNKYEYFEEAGVMALDRVLHSSVRYPFDYGFIPNTLAEDGSPLDAMVIMAEPTFAGCLIQARPIGVLDMTDMGHYDGKILCVPVADPRQQAIQSIVQIAPSQLEDVAEFFRTYKNMEGRVTEIGGWRDVDAVQPLLETCVQAASA, translated from the coding sequence ATGGATCTCAGGGCTCTTACCCCATCTCCGTCTCCAGGACTGGTGAATCTGATCGTTGAGATCCCAGCGGGAAGCAGCAACAAGTACGAATACTTCGAAGAAGCTGGGGTCATGGCCCTCGACCGAGTTCTGCATTCATCGGTCAGATATCCATTTGATTACGGCTTCATTCCCAACACCCTGGCTGAGGATGGATCGCCTCTTGATGCCATGGTGATCATGGCGGAACCCACCTTCGCTGGATGTCTGATTCAGGCAAGACCGATTGGGGTGCTTGATATGACCGATATGGGCCATTACGACGGCAAAATTCTTTGTGTGCCTGTGGCTGACCCACGTCAGCAGGCCATTCAGAGCATTGTTCAGATCGCGCCGAGTCAGCTTGAGGACGTCGCTGAATTTTTTCGCACTTACAAAAACATGGAAGGTCGTGTGACCGAGATCGGCGGTTGGCGCGACGTGGATGCGGTTCAGCCCCTTCTGGAGACCTGCGTTCAGGCGGCTTCCGCCTGA
- a CDS encoding histidine phosphatase family protein, giving the protein MPLRLLLVRHGLSSFNVERRIQGRDDLSTLTASGQEQARRLGQALVDVPIQAVYSSPLKRAASTAAGILESRDDKLEPSFDDGLLEIDLEPWSGLTAAERSERFPEDFATWKQKPEALELIRKDGSRYRPYEELMKQARRFLEELVRRHPVNSDDTVLLVGHNAILRCLIVSLLEDPERGFRRLRLDNASLSIFNLSPCENGYQVQIECLNSTAHLDPPLPAKGAGSRLILVRHGETNWNREGRFQGQIDIPLNSNGHAQAEAARSFLQDVSLQKAYSSSMSRPRETAEGILKSHPGISITLTDGLMEIGHGLWEGKLESEISADWGDLLEEWKRSPDTVQMPEGETIQDVWNRSVDSWNAIASSLEATETALVVAHDAVNKTILCHLLGLSPADIWAVKQGNGGVTVVDMPSEPGQPAVVACLNLTSHLGGVLDRTAAGAL; this is encoded by the coding sequence GTGCCCCTGCGTCTTCTCCTCGTTCGCCACGGTCTCAGCAGCTTCAATGTGGAGCGGAGGATCCAGGGGCGAGACGATCTCTCCACACTCACTGCTTCAGGACAGGAGCAGGCTCGCCGGCTCGGGCAGGCGCTTGTCGATGTCCCCATTCAGGCGGTTTACAGCTCTCCGCTGAAACGGGCTGCATCCACAGCAGCGGGAATCCTCGAGAGCCGGGACGACAAACTGGAACCAAGCTTCGATGACGGCCTGCTGGAGATTGATCTCGAGCCGTGGAGTGGGCTGACTGCGGCCGAACGATCGGAACGCTTCCCAGAGGACTTCGCCACCTGGAAACAGAAACCGGAAGCTCTGGAGTTAATCAGAAAGGACGGGAGCCGTTATCGCCCTTACGAGGAGTTGATGAAGCAGGCCCGACGATTCCTGGAGGAATTGGTCAGGCGGCATCCCGTGAACAGTGATGACACCGTGCTGCTGGTGGGGCACAACGCCATCCTGCGCTGCCTGATCGTGAGCCTGCTGGAAGATCCGGAACGGGGCTTCCGTCGACTCCGCCTCGACAATGCTTCACTCTCGATTTTCAATCTCAGCCCATGCGAAAACGGCTATCAGGTGCAGATCGAGTGCCTGAACAGCACCGCGCACCTCGACCCTCCACTTCCTGCCAAAGGCGCAGGATCACGACTCATCCTTGTGCGACATGGCGAAACGAACTGGAATCGAGAAGGTCGCTTCCAAGGACAGATCGACATCCCTCTGAACAGCAATGGTCATGCTCAGGCGGAGGCTGCGAGGAGCTTTCTGCAAGACGTGTCCTTGCAAAAGGCCTACAGCAGTTCAATGTCACGCCCACGCGAGACAGCTGAAGGCATCCTGAAATCTCACCCAGGTATCTCCATCACGCTCACGGACGGACTCATGGAAATCGGTCATGGCCTCTGGGAGGGCAAGCTTGAATCGGAAATCAGCGCCGATTGGGGAGATCTGCTGGAGGAGTGGAAACGCTCACCCGACACAGTGCAGATGCCTGAAGGGGAAACAATCCAAGACGTCTGGAATCGCTCCGTTGACAGCTGGAACGCCATTGCATCCAGTCTCGAAGCCACGGAAACCGCCCTGGTGGTGGCCCATGACGCTGTGAATAAAACAATCCTCTGCCACCTGCTGGGGCTCAGTCCTGCTGACATCTGGGCCGTCAAACAGGGCAACGGAGGCGTCACGGTGGTCGACATGCCATCCGAACCAGGCCAGCCTGCAGTGGTTGCCTGCCTGAACCTCACCTCCCACCTCGGCGGTGTGCTCGATCGCACGGCGGCCGGAGCGCTCTAA
- a CDS encoding 2Fe-2S iron-sulfur cluster-binding protein, with translation MPTIRFEQEGQQIGCIEGANLRKAALSAGVNPYKGLNNLNNCGGVGQCGTCVVEVLEGAQNLSPLSDVEEVYLADRPANYRLSCRTTVNGDVTIRSRPGDGVGQGSNSLIGAVKSLLNQ, from the coding sequence GTGCCCACCATCCGTTTTGAGCAGGAAGGCCAGCAAATTGGCTGTATTGAGGGTGCCAACCTGCGCAAAGCGGCTCTCTCGGCTGGTGTCAACCCTTACAAAGGTCTGAACAACCTCAACAATTGCGGTGGTGTCGGTCAATGCGGAACTTGCGTCGTCGAAGTTCTTGAGGGAGCTCAGAACCTTTCTCCTCTCAGTGATGTTGAAGAGGTTTATCTGGCGGATCGACCAGCCAATTACCGACTCAGCTGCCGCACGACGGTGAACGGCGATGTGACCATCCGTTCACGTCCCGGAGATGGAGTTGGTCAAGGCTCCAACAGCCTTATTGGTGCTGTGAAAAGCCTGCTGAACCAATAA
- a CDS encoding dihydroorotase: MTEMILLDPVRVLVGPDQPLQEQGAALLREGRLEAFGDQAREAARTAGIGSTAAGHQLLAPCLVDVHSLLPEPFQGQGETLESLVRSAAAGGYGQLALLPEASGNRRELPDRLRGFQRSDCDVTVHLWGGFSQGGQGEQLTPHADLIEAGAVGLSDGNNMPPVPLLDRAFTLGESGLSPVLIPPLDAVLRGEGLLREGPEALRAGWPTDPLSSETLPLSQLAQLQQEHPERKLTLMGLSTAAGVGLLKQMSLRPAATVSWWHVLTSNSSSAATAASWFVSPSLGNRTDREALVEGLSEGLIQAIAVHASPLDDEECLLPPDQRQRGIAGHQHVLPSLWQTLVVSSGWTPERLWDVLSFGPSRLLGVEEECLTQGSNRWLLFDPDLTWRPTRSDPWASKAANQPCLDQPLSGRVVQCGLRTPAFPTD; the protein is encoded by the coding sequence ATGACCGAGATGATCCTGCTTGACCCCGTGAGGGTGCTGGTCGGGCCCGACCAGCCGCTGCAGGAACAGGGTGCAGCCCTGCTGCGCGAGGGACGTCTCGAGGCATTCGGCGACCAGGCCCGCGAAGCGGCTCGAACAGCGGGAATCGGCTCGACTGCTGCAGGACATCAGCTGCTTGCTCCATGCCTGGTCGATGTTCATTCCCTGCTGCCGGAGCCGTTCCAGGGCCAAGGCGAAACTCTGGAAAGCCTGGTGCGATCGGCCGCTGCAGGCGGTTATGGACAGCTTGCTTTGCTACCTGAGGCATCAGGGAACCGACGGGAACTGCCAGATCGACTTCGCGGATTTCAGCGATCCGACTGTGACGTGACTGTCCATCTCTGGGGAGGCTTCAGCCAGGGCGGGCAGGGCGAACAACTGACTCCCCATGCCGATCTGATCGAGGCAGGTGCCGTTGGCCTCTCGGATGGCAACAACATGCCGCCGGTTCCCTTGCTCGACCGCGCCTTTACCCTCGGAGAATCAGGGTTATCACCTGTTCTGATCCCACCCCTTGATGCCGTTCTGCGCGGGGAGGGCCTGTTGCGGGAAGGCCCCGAAGCACTACGGGCTGGCTGGCCCACCGATCCTCTCAGCAGCGAAACGCTGCCCCTCAGCCAGCTCGCTCAGCTTCAACAGGAGCACCCAGAGCGCAAGCTGACGCTGATGGGTTTGTCCACCGCCGCAGGAGTTGGTCTGCTGAAGCAAATGAGCTTGCGTCCTGCCGCGACCGTGAGCTGGTGGCACGTGCTGACGAGTAACAGTTCCAGTGCAGCCACGGCAGCCTCATGGTTTGTGTCACCGTCCCTGGGCAACAGAACAGATCGTGAGGCATTGGTCGAAGGCCTCAGCGAGGGCCTGATCCAGGCGATCGCTGTCCATGCATCACCGCTTGATGATGAAGAGTGCCTGCTGCCTCCTGATCAGCGCCAACGTGGGATCGCCGGTCATCAACACGTGCTTCCCTCCCTCTGGCAAACGCTTGTGGTGTCGAGCGGCTGGACACCTGAACGGCTCTGGGACGTGCTCAGCTTCGGGCCCTCCCGACTCCTGGGGGTTGAAGAGGAGTGTCTGACACAGGGAAGCAATCGCTGGCTTCTGTTTGACCCCGATTTGACCTGGAGACCCACGCGATCAGATCCATGGGCTTCGAAGGCCGCCAATCAGCCCTGCCTCGACCAGCCGTTAAGTGGACGCGTTGTGCAATGCGGGCTCAGGACCCCAGCGTTCCCAACCGATTGA
- a CDS encoding CPBP family intramembrane glutamic endopeptidase: MANEEKTQGHRYMLKERRHRMSVPRVNSSSAVAALPTRIQGNCPLCVTSPPSGRSTAASSWKVLLAILSLVLATTIWALGLVDSFAKPSVAPALSLEQQELTLLAEPQIPPPLRSLLLGTDASDSLLNSLRQIPLERLDDRQKILFTALETDPEHRRSLQQLDLESSDLRQLQRALAEGDKRNVSADERSRLLLLTADPLTRRLACEALGGDEESCLDQALATRAARRLVISGLLPLLALLLGGLLLLRHLWQLLRRRLPSWPALLAPPLGVLDMVLLVAGGFVVLGEVLMPLLVIPISSALTRGLSAPLTQGINVFLGYVALAAPPLLILRQQLGQLDRAQRPPQGWLQWRIQPVARALLQGGRGWLMVLPPVVLTGWLITRVIGDQGGSNPLLEIVLNSQDPLALLLLSLTAVVLAPLFEETIFRGVLLPVLGQSLGRLGGVLVSALVFAVAHLSIGELAPLLVLGLGLGLLRLSTGRLLPCVVMHALWNGVTFLNLVLLGS; encoded by the coding sequence GTGGCGAACGAGGAGAAGACGCAGGGGCACCGCTACATGCTGAAAGAGCGCCGCCATCGTATGAGCGTGCCCAGGGTGAACTCTTCATCGGCTGTGGCAGCCCTACCGACGAGAATTCAAGGCAATTGCCCGCTCTGTGTGACCAGCCCACCTTCCGGACGATCAACGGCGGCCTCGTCTTGGAAGGTGCTGCTTGCCATTTTGTCGCTGGTCCTGGCTACCACGATCTGGGCCCTAGGGCTGGTGGACAGTTTCGCTAAACCCTCTGTTGCGCCTGCATTGTCGCTGGAGCAACAGGAACTGACGTTGCTGGCAGAACCGCAGATTCCCCCGCCTCTGCGATCCCTTCTGCTTGGAACAGATGCCTCCGATTCCCTGCTCAACAGCCTGCGGCAAATTCCGCTGGAGCGGTTGGATGACCGCCAGAAAATTTTGTTCACTGCCCTGGAGACGGATCCCGAGCATCGGCGCAGTCTCCAGCAATTGGATCTCGAATCCAGTGATCTGCGGCAGCTTCAGAGAGCGCTCGCGGAAGGCGATAAGCGCAATGTCTCAGCGGATGAGCGTTCCAGGCTGCTGCTCCTGACTGCCGACCCGCTAACCCGTCGACTCGCCTGTGAAGCACTGGGTGGTGACGAGGAGAGCTGTCTCGATCAGGCCTTGGCGACAAGGGCTGCCCGCCGGTTGGTGATCAGTGGGCTGCTTCCCCTGCTGGCCCTGCTGCTCGGTGGACTTTTGCTGTTGCGCCATCTATGGCAATTGCTGCGACGCCGACTGCCCTCCTGGCCAGCTCTGCTTGCCCCTCCTCTCGGTGTTCTGGACATGGTTCTGCTGGTGGCGGGCGGTTTCGTGGTGCTCGGTGAGGTGTTGATGCCTCTGTTGGTCATTCCGATCTCCTCGGCATTAACGCGCGGTCTTTCTGCACCTCTGACGCAGGGCATCAATGTTTTTCTGGGTTATGTCGCCCTGGCGGCACCTCCCCTGCTGATCTTGCGTCAGCAGCTGGGGCAGCTGGACCGTGCACAGAGGCCTCCGCAAGGATGGCTGCAGTGGCGGATTCAGCCTGTTGCTAGGGCCCTGCTTCAGGGGGGCCGAGGCTGGCTGATGGTTTTGCCTCCCGTTGTTCTGACCGGTTGGTTGATCACTCGTGTGATCGGGGATCAGGGAGGCAGCAACCCATTGCTTGAGATCGTCCTCAATAGTCAGGACCCCCTCGCCTTGTTGCTGCTGTCTCTCACGGCTGTGGTTCTGGCGCCGCTGTTTGAAGAAACCATCTTCCGCGGTGTGCTGTTGCCTGTGCTTGGCCAGTCTCTCGGTCGATTAGGAGGCGTGCTGGTGAGTGCTCTGGTCTTTGCAGTCGCTCATCTCAGCATCGGTGAACTGGCTCCGCTTTTGGTGCTCGGACTCGGCCTTGGCCTGCTCCGTCTCAGCACCGGCCGGCTGCTTCCTTGCGTGGTGATGCACGCACTCTGGAACGGCGTGACCTTCCTGAATCTTGTGTTGTTGGGGAGCTGA
- a CDS encoding resolvase produces the protein MFPRSLDVSVPAVSESSDFRSDAAAVLSQSDALVGIDDVQKSLNRSRASVYRYTNTDPRNLNPVFNPRKLNPEYRSDQKDPLLFHPNEVARFAKDVLRIKEVTVEVLNSPSTATQQVLGAILDELRLIRARLDGLPEAPSDLASRRDRQERPAA, from the coding sequence ATGTTTCCTCGGTCGTTAGACGTTTCAGTACCGGCCGTGAGTGAATCTTCGGATTTTCGGAGTGATGCTGCCGCTGTTCTTTCTCAGTCGGATGCGTTGGTTGGAATCGACGATGTTCAGAAGTCGTTGAATCGATCGCGTGCATCTGTGTATCGCTACACCAACACCGATCCGCGCAACCTCAACCCTGTTTTTAATCCCCGCAAGCTCAATCCTGAATACAGAAGCGATCAGAAAGATCCGCTTCTGTTCCATCCCAACGAGGTTGCTCGATTTGCCAAGGATGTCTTGCGGATCAAGGAGGTCACCGTTGAGGTTCTCAACTCACCCTCCACGGCTACGCAGCAAGTGCTTGGAGCAATTCTCGATGAGTTGCGACTGATCAGGGCCCGCCTTGATGGCCTCCCTGAAGCTCCATCTGATCTTGCCTCCCGTCGTGATCGGCAGGAACGTCCTGCTGCATAA